The Vigna radiata var. radiata cultivar VC1973A chromosome 6, Vradiata_ver6, whole genome shotgun sequence DNA segment ttatttcaaagttttccccatgattttattcatatataaacgCTTGAGGCTGAACCTCAAACCCTAAAATTCTCACCTTATATTATTTAAGTGATTGGtacaattttgaaatcattgaatataatataaaaaaaaatgtttaagtgTTTGGTCTgcattttgttaataaaaaagctttaaacatatttcctcaaaattttaaattatgagaaGTTAtaatttctgtatttttttttcttctgcagGTTATTTTGCTTTTTTCCTGCATACTGGCATTCTTCTTGAATTACTGTATTTTCCTGAACACAACTCTAAATTCAGCTGTCACACAGACAATTTGTGGTAATCTGAAGGTATCTATGCATGCCTTGCTTGTTGTTTTTTACCTTGCATAAATAGTGCACCTAGATTTACAGGTTGTCAGTGGTGATACTGTAAAGCTTTGCTTTCATGATGATGGCATAGTATAGTATGACCTTTCATGTGGAACTACATCTTGTGTGCAATAGAAATTCTACGAATTTGACTAATATAGAGTGAGAAATGGCCTTATTAGTACACACTGGTCTGGCtattaattttggaatttggGGAGATTCTTCTTGTACGTTTTGGTGTTAAGAACGACTAAGTGTAATCAACTGTTAGTTTGCTTCTGGATACTGATACGGATAAGAGAGATAAGGGGGGAATTTATTTGAAGTGACATAAGTTTTGCTGGCAAAATTATTTGGAAGTAAAGAAATGTGCATAATCAGAATCTCTTGGGAAATCATCTTGCCTCAAATCATATTTGACACATGAACAGTGGGGAAAGAAAATAACTTCCAGATATTGTTTCTGATCAATTAGGCTTAAGATATTTAATCTATGTTGGAAACCTTTAATGTGAACATCACACTGACTTAGCACAATAAATTGGCTTTAATTGGATAAGAACATAATTTTTCCATATCATGCCATTGAATCTAGTTTGTACTCCTTTAATTGGACTAAGGACATACTTTTTTCACATCGGGTACATACttttgatttggacatcatacGCGTGATGTTGTTATTACAGATGTTGGATTGGTTGAAATAGTTAGTCAAGATGATGGTTTGATTAGTTAGTCTCTCGTATAGCAGTTTGTATTTGTACTGCATCATTTTGTATCAATAATACATTCTTTCATTCTCGTTACTTTCTCTATAATTTGGACTCTGCAATATTTCTCAACATGGTAATAGTGACCCCCATGGTATCACCATGAAAACTATCTTTTACTGCATAGAGCTCCATGGAGCTCTTTTTCTTCCCTTCCCTCAATTTCTCAGCTCTATTCACCACTCATTTCTGTATTTCATTCTCATGGATGTTCTTTCCAAATCAGTAATTCTTCCTGTCATTTCTCCCATCAAAACTAAGATTCAGGTCCTATCTCTCCATTTTTGTCTGATTCTCAATCCCTAATCACATTCCAATTCTCCCCTCCTCAACAATGTTGCAATCACTCGCTTCACTATACACACCCAATAGATCCCAATGGAATCACTAGCATTGACAATGGGTGTGGCCTCACAGATCTCCAATTTCATGCATCATGATTTTCACTCATCCAATCagattattttacttttgttttcctATTGAAACACAACTATGAATCTGGTCTTGATTATGCAGTCACAAGAGTCTTTGGACCAAGAGAAATGGTTTCTATTTTCCCTTCCAATCAAGTTATAGAAGATTGAATTTTCATATCATGAAGCAATCTAAAGGTCTCATTCTGGTTTTTGATTCTGATTGAAGATCTCAACCTATGTGGAACATATTCTTTGTTCTTGATAGTGGCGATCTATCTCAATTTATTGCAGGCGTTCCTGCTatttagttaactttgttgCTATTGCTTTTCTTGTGGCAAATCCTGTACTCTCAATCTGAGCGTGCTTCGTGTTCTTTGATTATCATGGTTACAATTCATTAACTCAAGTTTCACTTGTGAAACGGTACCAAGTTTCTTAATGACTTTTGTATTGGCCAAGGTCGTCATCtgtatttttatacttgaatatTTGTTGGTTCACTGATCATGCTATGGTGGAGTTACCTTGCCTGAAGTTAATATGCTTTGGtgatcttcatttttcttcagtTACCTTAGGGAGGATTAAGTATTTCCAAAGAATGGTATTTTATAGCTGCCCAAGCCAAAATTTCATGTTTACCTGATGCAATCTGTCCAGTACACCCCAGAGTCCTTTATCGTTTAAGTGTTGATATCAAGGAtaggttatatatatacacacacacacacacatacttACACACACACTTTCATCCATTAAACCACCAAAGCATAAAACCATGATGGAAGTATGGAGCTCAAAATCAGGAAATACTTCTAATGTGGTGATTGACCTAATGATGTTATTTTAGTGGACTTGAGATGAGAACATTGACATCAACTATGGACATGGAAAAGAAGGGTTCTAGACAACTCGTATCCCTTGGCCCAAGACTAGGGGGCTTATTCCACTATGCCAAAAAGTGTTATATTACTTAGCAGTTGAGACCAAGAGTATCCATGAACACTGAAGTTCCTTTTAAGGACAATTCTAAAGGAAACATTGAGTTCCAAAGCTGACAATATCTCAACTGAAGTAATTTTCTCTAACGATCTATCTTAGAAGACTTTAGGCTATAAAATTTGTTCTTGAGACTAAGCTAGTTTATAAACTCGTTTCTCACTTAATCCACCAATAGTTTATAAGCACCTTTCTCACTTAACCCACcaaaacaactataaataacaaaaacatgaCAAAAGTGTGGAGCTCCAAAATAGACAATATCTCAAGTGTGGTAATTGATCCTCACAATGTTATCTTAGCAAATTTAAAGTCGAAACATTGGCAATCCATGGGACAAAATGGAGGATTTCAAGCCACTCCTTCAACATAGGCCTCAATTGGGAGTACATATAAAAGTTTCACATCACTTAAGAGTCGAGGATAAGAGTAGCTTATATACACTCTCTTCCTTAACCCACCAAGATgccttttaagaacaaaattgttACCATAGCATCGAATTCCAAAGCGAACAATAATTTGGATGTGGTAACAATGCTATATATGCAAACTTCAGGTTGAAACATTATGGAACTTACCTAGATAGTGTAATTTATATATCAGCCAAGGAGTTGAGCTTTGCATTAGCATAGAGTTATTATCTCGTTAAGTATCACAAAGACCGTATCTTAGATTTGGTGATTGATTCTAATGATGCTATTTTAATGGACTTGAGGTCAGAGCATTAGTAGCATCTTGGAGACAAAATGGATGGTTCCAAGCCACTTCTTGTAGTATACTTTTGCATGGTGATTAAGCTTGTTTCCTAAGTtgccattttcaatttcaccAATATATGGGATCTTTTGACATATTGTATTTTGCCAATGTGCCCATTTTTCTAAGTTGTAAATGTTAGCATTCACCTTCTACCATCTAGAACGGGCGTCAGGGTGTTGGAGATATTAgcttaaaattatttagttaagATATAGTTACATTAGTCAATCCCTTCTCCACGTATATACAATGCATTCATTCATTCTCAGAACTTATTTCTACTCTCTAATTTGGGCTCTATAATGTTGCCACGATTGTTTTAGGCAGCTTTTACGCTTTCTAATTATTCTTAATCGATGTCTAGGATCTATTTACTATTGGTCTTGGCTGGATAATTTTTGGTGGGCTACCTTTTGATATTGTGAGTACTCTTGTCCTTACTCTGCTGCAGTTCTGGTGTTCCCAATTGAGCATTTTTATAACTGAcgataaatgtgtttttattcgATTTCAGTGGAACATATCCGGGCAATTTCTTGGTTTTGCTGGATCTGGTCTATATGCCTACTACAAGCTCATTGGGAAATAACTGACTCAAGTTCTCTAgatgatgtttttgttttttcaatttgggAGTGCCATTTGCTTCAGTTTTCTGCCCATTACTGCATCCCGCGAGAAGGAAGAAGAACCTGAACGAACTCGGGTATGGAAACTTGTGATCGACAGATTGATACATGTTGGAAGTTTTGCTAATTACAACTTGACATACGACTGTTTCTGGGGAACCAGAGGAGAAAGGCTGTCATGGCTATAGTGTATTCAAACATCTAATTAACCTAGTTGTCCGTTCACGTATTGCATTTGATGAATGCTAATGCTATGCATCTCTCTGGAAGTGTAACTATTAACAAACATTGTCTTTTAATGGAAAATTCATCGTAGGCAGAAAATTTAAATCTACCAATTCATTTCATTACCCCCTCTCTGGTTTGAAAATACTGATTTAACATTATAAGAAGTGTTTCACAGTTGCTAAACAATTGAAGACAGAAGATTAATTTTCACATGCGCATTGTTGAAAGAGTTGGTAATTAGCAGAGTCGATGCTTGTTTTGGTTGGGGACACCCATTGGCTCTTCCAAGTTGAGCCACCTCTTCAAAATGCTTGATCTATGCTTTTAAAATGATCAAAACTTCATTTGTAACGATCCAAATAGACACAACTATATATTTCAACTAACTGAATACTCATTTTACATAATGATATATACATGAGTGCATTTTAAGAACTTATCGTGGGATGTCcataaagttttttattatttgaacatgtttaatttaaaatatacacaatttttttattttatatatttacaatataaCACAATATAAAACTCCACATCTTTATTGTCGTTCCTCAAGCAAGTGGTGAGTCGGAAATGAGTCAAACAAACCCGTATTAAGGTAGAAGATGAATGAGATTTTGTTATTTccttcaactttttttcttctcttccaaaAGCTTCAAGCTCTCTGAAGAGAAAGtaagtgcaggaagaaaaaggCTAAATCATGCTACTTCCACTCCAAAAGCAAGCCCACCCACACGCTAAAGCAAAACCCAAGCCCACTAAAATAGACCGTTGCGGTCCCAGGTAACGGTTTTCTTTTTCCCAtcctctctctccctctcttccCGGATACAAAAAAGCTACTATCTTTTTCTCTGGTTTCTGTGTGGAAGAAGAATCAGAATCTCCCCGACAGAAGCAGCAGCAAGCACAGTCACAAAATCCAAACCCTAACTCAATCCATTTCCTCAATGCGTGTCACACTCTTCCAAGAATCTCTTCCCCTCCCTTCTATAAACTCCTTTCCACGTCTCCTCTCACTCTAACACCTCCGCCATGTCTCACCACCAAACCACCCTCATGCTGCCCAATCCCACCACCCCTACCCGCTCCTCCTCTGCCTCCTCCTCCCCTCTCCCACTCATCCACGCCATCTTCGCCAGAAAAAACCTCTTCTACCACCGCCTTCCCTCCCTACCCCTCCGACTCTCCGTCCTCAAGCTCGATGGCTCCTCCTTCCGTACGCAACCCCCTTtcccttccttttttttatcatcgCCATCTCTTCACACACTGCTCAAACTTTCTTCGCTTTTTGCAGATATTCAGGTTCCCAAGACCGCCACTATTGCCGAACTCAAAGACGCAGTCGAGGCTGTCTTCGCTCACGCACCTCTCAAGGGTCCCGCCAAAATTTCATGGTACTCACTTCCATTTCGTATTGGATTCACGCTAATTACAAATGCTTTCGGATTTCACTGCCGGTTTTAATATTCATCGtatatttactcttttttttttttatggaggAAAATGGATTATTACTCTTTCATTACCATCAAATCACACACAGAAAGTACCCTGTGAATGATACATTTATGACTAAATTACACTCATTATGTTTTGCTTAAATTTCCAATTTGTTTTAGAACATCTCCTTTTGCATGACACAGAAAACTCTTTCACAAATATTACATTCTAAAAGAGATTTCTTagataaacaacaaatattataGAGAAGGATAAATCATATATACAGTGacaattttgttagttttataaTGACTATTTTTAAAGTGATatcattttttttgcttgaaagtGGGTGTGGGAAGATTGtaataattttgtgaaatatatttgttatatgattgtatttatttaatggaCTGACAAGATGTTGTAAGTTTGAAATTTATACTGacttaagaataatttaaattgatatattatgTTGGGTTGTGAAGGGCGCATGTTTGGGGACAATTTTGCTTATGCTATGATGGACAGAAGCTAGTTACCGAGGATGATTATCTTCGAAACTATGGCATCAAGGATGGTGACGAGGTTAGTTTCTTTCTAAGATTTATTTAATGTCATCTTTTGATTGAAACCTTCACTGTTTAGTGAAATATTTTTCGAAGTGACACTATGTGCTTTTGTgatccttttcttttcaattcgTTTTGGTGTTTTCTAGATAATCCGTCATTTATATGGGCCTGTAAATTGTTTCTTGCATTGATGTTAAGAGAAAATTAACATTTTCCGGGGAAAGATTTACAGATGGAAGTTCATTGTACAGTGTACAGCTAATtacatgtattttatttatttatttaattatgcaAAAACTGTTTAGTTAGTAGTTTGTAATCAATGTTTAGGAAAAACAAAGATTTGATTGtaattactattatatatatatatatatatatatatatatatatattaaatattgagtCTCAACAACTTGGTGCTTGATCATATTTGGTATTTGGAGTTTGCTTTTCTCGCATTTTATGGTTTCAGTAGCATTTCGTGGTTGCTTTCTTCAACCGGTAATTGGGAAAAAGGATATTTGAAGCCCGATTTATTTTGTAGTTTGTTCTTGTTCTATTATCTTATTAGGTGTCAAAGTTAAGAATTAAGCATTGTGTCATTGGGAGGATTGCTTCTCTCTTGTGATAACTGCTATAGTAGGTGAGAATTTTGTCGCTCCTAATatgtatttttctctttttattgtgGTTTGCATAGCTTCGTTTCATCCGCCATGTTTCAAACAATTGCTGTGTCCAAAGAAAGCGGTTGAAGAAAAGAATTGTCTATTTGAAACCGCAGAGGAGGTAAAAACTCTTCCAGTAGTATCCTGTTCACTCTACAGATATTGAGCTGTGTTCCCTGCATAGTTTTCACTTGTTTAAGTCCTTGGCCTGTGCTGTAGTTCGGTCATGAAAACGTCAAGTTGTCATCAATAGTTAATGGGATTAGCTGTTCCTTGTAAACctttatttattacttaatgAAACATGTGAGTTTAAACATGTTAGCTCATTATGTTAACCACTTAGTCATTAATAGACAAAGAGTATTTGAAAGTGTTACGCTTTCATTTAGCGTCATCTTATCACAGTCTGcaaattacttatttttcatCTGAAGCAATTAAGTAATATGTAGATGCATCCGTCGGACACCGAATCAGTTTAATCCATATTGTACATCTTAAAAGAGTAGCTTATAAATAAACACCAGCTCAACAAAACATATCCAAAGAAATTCATTTCCTACTATTTGATGTTTccacattaaaataaaaaaagtgttctGAAACAAAGTCCTCACATAAGATTGGTTATACGATAGGTGCAGGTCTTCTCCAGTGGATAGCTATCAAGACAAAAGAAAGAGTGATAGTGATGAGATTGGTTCTGACGATGAAGCCACGGATAATGAGAAATATGACACtgaagaagtagaagaagagcGTGTTGTAAAGAACAAATTTGCTGGCTTTATGGGAGAGTTGTTCTCTTACACTCCACTGGCAGTTGTAAGACGAACTACAACTAAAAGCAGGATTTGGCCATCAACTATTCCCAGATGTTTGGTGGgtagttttagaaaaattagaaGTATTGTATGCTTTGGCAGGAGAAGGCCCTATTCTCGGAGACTTACATGGAGACATATGGGTTAATATTTGGAAGAAATCTGTCCAGAATAATGACACTAGCCAAGCCAGACGAAAACTGAGATATAAAAATTTTGGTTCCTATGGAAATTATGTGCGTCTGAAATTGTATTGCCGGCATTGACCAAGAGATGGCAGCTAGATGTTGATCTTGCATATTTTCAGTTACTTGTGAAGGTTAGAAACATCAATTACTAGATGGGTTAATTTGATCCTTAAATATAGATAGGACCATGCATCCTTCCTCTCTTGGATGGTAATTAAATTTAGACCCAGTGAATATATGCCATCAGTACTCATGATGTGAAGAGGAGATAGTATTTGAATTTAATCAGCagcttttgttttttcattaaggTTTCATGCAATTTTAGTCAGAAGGCTTacagaaattgaattttttgtgATGAATGTGAAGAACACCTTGAAAACAGCTTAAAAGTAATCAATTTGATTGAATCACAGTGGAACTAGTTACTATTATTTATACCAAAAAGAAGGTATCAAACATTtgcacaacaaaaatattacaccatatctttgttattttctactttaatgttgtagttttattttatgaactTGGAGCTTGTTTAGGTTTCTTTGGAATatagagaaataataaaatatgagcAAGGagagagataaaataaattgcCCTTTGCCATATTCTATTTGCAGCAATAAATATATTCCTTGAGCAactttaaatatcattattcatatGGAATTTTAAGATactatatttcattaaaagaatttatctaTTTGCAGCAATAATGTTTAAGATgctatatttcattaaaagaatttatcttttaatgaatttaattaaaaatattttataaataaatcattggAATTAATTGGACTTAATCTAGTGGAGTATATTGTAtcgataatattttaaaattagtctactacaacatatatatattaaaaataatttatataaagattgaaaaaaaaaaataagtgtaaGACATGATAGAGAATTTTAGAAGAGCATTAAATCTGTTGAAGTAATGTTTTATCTGTTGAAAGAATAGTTCATGTTTCATAAATActaagaaaaggaagaagaaaaaaatggatgttTTTGGATGTTATGGGTAGTTCTAACTTGTAAATCAAATAGAGCTTTGATGTTGTCAACTATGGAAAAAGACAACCAACTTAATCTTCTTCAccatttttatccttttgtCTTTACCAATACTTCACACAATCAAAGCTATTTCCAATCATAAATCACTTTTTCTGTCATAATATCTGTATATTGATTGCCATATAtaaagaagagataaaaaaatacactcatttaacttttaataaatattgcaccatcaaaaaatttatataaaaattatattttattaatccaATTCTTAATATTGCGATTTCATATTATTATGACTATTCATGttcaaatttgttaaaaattaaaaacaacaaggtagtaaaattgtttgatttatatatttttaaaatatattacattgatttgaatatataggcataattttttttttagaaaaaatacgtatatatgttttatgtaaatgaaattgattttgaaaaatatatctaataaaaaatgtcattgacaataatattttgtaaaaatatatccTTATAATTTAATTCTATATTTTGCTTCTATACCTTAATAGAATTATCTTGTATACACagatttttctaattttacccTTAAGTAATCgttttctcaaattaaaataatcattttatcatttttattttttttaagagataacttatttaaatataacaatatttttaaattaaaataattatcttaccaatttattattatttatttaaatttagtattttttttaaaagtaaattaattatttataataagaaaaaggagACACACATGTTTCTACTagcttatataatataatatgtatagtATTTATGTTGATAATgataataagtattttaaaaataatattaatttggaTTGGTTTTGAAATTTTGCTTTCTCATCGCTGTCAACTTTTCTCATACTCCAAATATCATCATACATTCCATTTCATTACTCTACgccaaatattttataataagtataaagtttatcttttatatatatataaaaaaaaatgttgtttgacacttgaaatttttatatttatttgatattattcttatttatttatttattttttaaaatacaaaagtttacaTTTCTCAAGAAGAAatcttatttctattattatatatatttggagagtttatatttgttgtatACATTTCTATCTCTGTcctaatactaaaataaatgcATACACGTCTTAGTAATACAATATACACTACAAATacactttaaaacaatttattaataatattaacataattaaatatattacattgTATATGATATTAAAGTTTGACTATGTTTAActttatgataaatttgataacttttaattaattgagtttatgtaaatgtttttgtctatatattaagtattatgattattttgaaattaatatttaatttttatttaattaagtgacttattgttatatttttgcatcatcttacttttttcttttctttaaatgttaataaaagtaaatcgtatcattattttattgcattatCTTATTTAgttatctttaaatattaataaatataaggtGCATTGTCATCTtgtcacataatcaatcttatttaattatctttaaatatttataaatggttaatattaaatataaatgactTTTAT contains these protein-coding regions:
- the LOC106764622 gene encoding uncharacterized protein LOC106764622 isoform X1, which encodes MSHHQTTLMLPNPTTPTRSSSASSSPLPLIHAIFARKNLFYHRLPSLPLRLSVLKLDGSSFHIQVPKTATIAELKDAVEAVFAHAPLKGPAKISWAHVWGQFCLCYDGQKLVTEDDYLRNYGIKDGDELRFIRHVSNNCCVQRKRLKKRIVYLKPQRRCRSSPVDSYQDKRKSDSDEIGSDDEATDNEKYDTEEVEEERVVKNKFAGFMGELFSYTPLAVVRRTTTKSRIWPSTIPRCLVGSFRKIRSIVCFGRRRPYSRRLTWRHMG
- the LOC106764622 gene encoding uncharacterized protein LOC106764622 isoform X2, with protein sequence MSHHQTTLMLPNPTTPTRSSSASSSPLPLIHAIFARKNLFYHRLPSLPLRLSVLKLDGSSFHIQVPKTATIAELKDAVEAVFAHAPLKGPAKISWAHVWGQFCLCYDGQKLVTEDDYLRNYGIKDGDELRFIRHVSNNCCVQRKRLKKRIVYLKPQRRSSPVDSYQDKRKSDSDEIGSDDEATDNEKYDTEEVEEERVVKNKFAGFMGELFSYTPLAVVRRTTTKSRIWPSTIPRCLVGSFRKIRSIVCFGRRRPYSRRLTWRHMG